Proteins from a genomic interval of Pseudomonas versuta:
- the ppk1 gene encoding polyphosphate kinase 1: MNTEGQTELVATEAEPVVEQAVETPPVPQGHAVVAHEAPAAAHPTIAIPGLDDSSLYIHRELSQLQFNIRVLEQALDESYPLLERLKFLLIFSSNLDEFFEIRVAGLKKQITFAREQAGADGLQPHQALARISELVHGHVDRQYAILNDILLPELEKHQVRFIRRRQWNTKIKAWVRKFFRDEIAPIITPIGLDPTHPFPLLVNKSLNFIVELEGIDAFGRDSGLAIIPAPRLLPRVIKLPEEVGGTGDNYVFLSSMIHAHADDLFQGMKVKGCYQFRLTRNADLSVDTEDVEDLARALRGELFSRRYGDAVRLEVADTCPKHLSDYLLKQFNLHETELYTVNGPVNLTRLFSITGLDSHPELQYTPFTPAIPKLLQNSENIFSVVSKQDILLLHPFESFTPVVDLLRQAAKDPHVLAVRQTLYRSGANSEIVDALVDAARNGKEVTAVVELRARFDEESNLQLASRLQAAGAVVIYGVVGFKTHAKMMLILRREAGEIVRYAHLGTGNYHAGNAKLYTDYSLLTSDDALCEDVGKLFSQLIGMGKTLRMKKLLHAPFTLKKGMLDMIARETQFASEGKPAHIIAKFNSLTDPKIIRALYKASQAGVRIDLVIRGMCCLRPGIPGVSHNIHVRSIIGRFLEHTRVFYFLNGGEEQMFLSSADWMERNLDKRVETCFPVEGKKLILRVKKELECYLTDNTHSWSLQSDGRYIRNTPTGNQNPRSAQATLLERLSLPVLTVSSGPSV; the protein is encoded by the coding sequence ATGAATACCGAAGGACAGACAGAACTCGTTGCTACTGAGGCCGAGCCGGTTGTTGAACAGGCCGTTGAAACCCCGCCCGTGCCGCAAGGCCATGCAGTTGTAGCGCATGAGGCGCCTGCGGCGGCGCACCCAACGATTGCCATTCCGGGTCTGGATGACAGCAGTCTGTATATCCACCGCGAGCTGTCGCAGTTGCAGTTCAATATTCGCGTGCTGGAACAGGCGCTGGATGAGTCCTATCCGTTGTTGGAGCGATTGAAGTTCCTGCTGATTTTCTCCAGCAACCTGGATGAGTTCTTTGAGATTCGTGTCGCGGGTTTGAAGAAGCAAATTACTTTCGCCCGTGAGCAGGCGGGTGCCGACGGTCTGCAGCCGCATCAGGCGCTGGCGCGGATCAGCGAGTTGGTCCACGGTCACGTTGACCGCCAGTACGCGATCCTCAACGATATTCTGTTGCCCGAGCTGGAAAAGCATCAGGTGCGCTTCATTCGTCGGCGCCAATGGAACACCAAGATCAAAGCGTGGGTCCGCAAGTTTTTCCGCGACGAAATTGCGCCCATCATCACCCCGATCGGCCTTGATCCGACGCATCCGTTCCCGTTGCTGGTCAACAAGAGCCTGAACTTTATCGTCGAGCTCGAAGGCATCGACGCCTTCGGCCGTGATTCTGGCCTGGCGATTATCCCGGCTCCGCGCCTGCTGCCTCGGGTGATCAAGTTGCCTGAAGAGGTTGGCGGTACAGGGGACAACTACGTGTTCCTGTCCTCGATGATTCATGCCCACGCCGATGATCTGTTTCAGGGTATGAAGGTCAAGGGCTGCTACCAGTTCCGCCTGACCCGCAACGCTGATCTGTCTGTCGACACTGAAGATGTAGAAGACCTGGCCCGCGCCCTGCGTGGCGAGCTGTTCTCGCGTCGCTATGGTGATGCGGTGCGTCTGGAAGTGGCCGACACCTGCCCTAAACATCTGTCCGATTACCTGCTCAAGCAGTTCAACCTGCATGAAACCGAGCTGTACACGGTCAATGGCCCGGTCAACCTCACACGGCTGTTCAGCATCACCGGGCTGGACAGCCATCCCGAGCTGCAATACACGCCATTCACGCCGGCGATCCCGAAGTTGTTGCAGAACAGCGAGAACATTTTCAGCGTCGTCAGCAAGCAGGATATTTTGCTGCTGCACCCGTTTGAGTCGTTTACCCCGGTGGTTGACTTGTTGCGTCAGGCGGCCAAAGACCCGCATGTGCTGGCGGTGCGCCAGACCCTGTATCGCAGCGGCGCCAACTCCGAAATCGTTGATGCGCTGGTAGATGCGGCGCGTAACGGTAAAGAGGTGACGGCGGTTGTAGAGCTGCGTGCGCGTTTTGACGAAGAGTCCAACCTGCAACTGGCCAGCCGTCTGCAAGCAGCCGGTGCCGTGGTGATTTATGGCGTGGTCGGCTTCAAGACCCACGCCAAAATGATGCTGATTCTACGTCGTGAGGCGGGCGAGATCGTGCGCTACGCGCACTTGGGCACCGGTAACTACCATGCGGGCAACGCCAAGCTTTACACCGACTACAGTTTGCTGACATCCGATGATGCCCTGTGCGAAGACGTCGGCAAGTTGTTCAGCCAGTTGATCGGCATGGGCAAGACCCTGCGCATGAAAAAGCTGCTGCATGCGCCGTTTACCCTGAAAAAAGGCATGCTCGACATGATTGCCCGCGAGACCCAGTTCGCGTCCGAGGGCAAGCCTGCGCATATCATCGCCAAGTTCAACTCGTTGACCGACCCGAAAATCATTCGGGCGCTGTACAAGGCCAGCCAGGCCGGCGTCCGGATCGATTTGGTAATACGCGGGATGTGTTGCCTGAGACCGGGCATTCCGGGTGTATCGCACAACATTCATGTGCGCTCGATCATCGGTCGCTTCCTGGAGCACACTCGGGTTTTCTACTTCCTTAATGGCGGCGAAGAACAGATGTTCCTGTCCAGTGCTGACTGGATGGAGCGCAACCTGGATAAACGCGTCGAGACGTGCTTCCCGGTGGAGGGTAAAAAGCTGATTCTACGGGTCAAGAAAGAGCTGGAATGCTATCTGACTGACAACACCCACAGCTGGAGCCTGCAATCGGACGGTCGTTATATTCGTAACACGCCAACCGGTAATCAAAACCCGCGCAGTGCTCAAGCGACACTGCTGGAGCGTCTGAGCCTGCCGGTATTGACGGTGAGCAGCGGGCCGTCGGTGTAA
- a CDS encoding DedA family protein, with amino-acid sequence MLQQFLQEFGYFALFLGTFFEGETILVLAGFLAFRGYMDLKLVMIVAFLGSYAGDQLWYFLGRKHGRKLLARKPRWQLMGDKALEHIRKHPDIWVLSFRFVYGLRTVMPVAIGLSGYPPGRYLLLNGIGAAIWAIALATAAYHFGAVLEGLLGSVKKYELWVLGALLVLGLGLWARRRFKNARLTRQAALEEKNRAAGEANNPPAE; translated from the coding sequence ATGCTCCAACAATTTCTTCAAGAATTCGGTTACTTCGCCCTGTTCCTGGGGACGTTCTTTGAAGGTGAGACCATTCTGGTCCTCGCAGGCTTCTTGGCGTTCCGCGGATACATGGACCTCAAACTGGTAATGATCGTGGCGTTCCTCGGCAGTTATGCCGGCGACCAGCTGTGGTACTTCCTGGGGCGCAAGCACGGCCGCAAATTGCTGGCGCGAAAACCGCGCTGGCAGCTCATGGGCGACAAGGCACTGGAGCACATTCGCAAGCACCCGGATATCTGGGTCTTGAGTTTCCGCTTCGTCTACGGCCTGCGTACCGTCATGCCTGTGGCCATTGGTCTGTCGGGCTACCCGCCGGGCCGCTACTTGCTGCTCAACGGCATTGGCGCGGCCATTTGGGCCATCGCACTGGCGACCGCCGCCTACCACTTTGGTGCGGTACTTGAAGGCCTGCTGGGCAGCGTCAAGAAGTATGAGCTGTGGGTGTTGGGCGCTTTGCTGGTGCTGGGACTGGGCCTGTGGGCACGCCGGCGCTTCAAGAATGCCCGACTGACCAGGCAGGCCGCTCTCGAAGAGAAAAACCGGGCCGCAGGTGAGGCTAACAACCCGCCAGCTGAGTAA
- a CDS encoding sterol desaturase family protein encodes MKLILYAVPFFFVLIAVELLVDRWRAMPTYRLADTINSLSTGVLSTTTGLLTKGVGLVTYGVALNYLAVFELPENSVWVWMFAFVFYDFCYYWHHRLGHERNVLWAAHSVHHQSEDYNLSTALRQTSTGFLFGWIFYLPMAVLGVPLLVFVTVATLNLLYQFWVHTRHIPKLGWFEWFFVSPSNHRAHHAQNALYMDRNYGGVFIFWDRLFGTFQEEDNAEPVIFGVTTPLASWNPLWANWQFYGQLLADARHTEHWRDKLRIWFMPTGWRPEDVAAKYPLHKPDLSQFEKFEVALPFRQQLYIALQFVAYVALGSYLLNLGETLPPQALIVGWGYMGLGLFVLGAGLENRPWALKLEWLRLVLNLPLGWLAPWVGLWPASALGWAGLFSYSVLSVIGLYLCRGRFTQLAGC; translated from the coding sequence ATGAAGCTGATTCTGTACGCAGTGCCGTTCTTCTTTGTGCTGATCGCGGTCGAGTTGTTGGTCGACCGCTGGCGCGCAATGCCTACCTATCGGCTTGCAGATACGATCAACAGCCTGAGCACCGGGGTGCTGTCGACCACCACCGGGCTGCTGACCAAGGGTGTAGGGCTGGTCACTTACGGCGTTGCCTTGAACTATCTGGCAGTTTTCGAGCTGCCTGAGAACAGCGTGTGGGTCTGGATGTTTGCCTTTGTGTTTTACGACTTTTGTTACTACTGGCATCACCGTCTGGGGCATGAACGCAACGTGTTGTGGGCCGCGCATTCTGTGCATCACCAGAGCGAGGACTACAACTTGTCCACAGCCCTGCGTCAAACCAGCACCGGCTTTTTGTTTGGCTGGATCTTCTACCTGCCCATGGCCGTGCTGGGGGTGCCGCTGCTGGTATTTGTCACAGTGGCGACCCTTAATCTGCTCTATCAGTTCTGGGTCCACACCCGTCACATCCCCAAGCTTGGCTGGTTCGAGTGGTTCTTTGTATCGCCGTCCAATCACCGGGCCCACCATGCGCAAAATGCTCTCTACATGGATCGCAATTACGGAGGAGTGTTCATTTTTTGGGATCGCCTGTTTGGTACCTTTCAGGAAGAAGACAATGCCGAACCTGTGATTTTCGGGGTGACGACACCGCTGGCGAGCTGGAATCCGCTGTGGGCCAACTGGCAGTTCTATGGCCAGTTGCTGGCGGATGCGCGGCATACCGAACACTGGCGGGACAAGTTGCGTATCTGGTTTATGCCCACGGGCTGGCGACCTGAGGATGTCGCAGCGAAGTACCCGCTGCACAAGCCGGACTTGAGCCAATTCGAGAAATTTGAAGTGGCATTGCCGTTTCGCCAGCAGTTGTATATCGCGCTGCAATTTGTCGCCTATGTGGCGCTCGGCAGCTACTTGCTAAATCTGGGCGAGACGTTGCCACCCCAGGCGTTGATTGTGGGCTGGGGCTATATGGGGCTGGGTTTGTTTGTATTGGGAGCCGGGCTGGAGAACCGCCCTTGGGCGTTAAAGCTTGAGTGGCTGCGCCTGGTGTTGAACCTGCCGCTGGGGTGGCTCGCCCCATGGGTGGGGCTGTGGCCGGCCAGCGCATTGGGCTGGGCCGGCCTGTTCAGTTACAGCGTGTTGAGCGTGATCGGTCTCTACCTGTGCAGAGGCCGGTTTACTCAGCTGGCGGGTTGTTAG
- the elbB gene encoding isoprenoid biosynthesis glyoxalase ElbB, whose amino-acid sequence MTHKKVAVILSGCGVYDGAEIHESVITLLRLDQRGAKVQCFAPNIAQHHVINHLTGEEMPESRNVLVESARIARGEIKDIREANVDDFDALIVPGGFGAAKNLSDFAIKGAECTVQPDVLALAEAFAQACKPVGLMCISPAVAAKIYGPGVTCTIGNDAETAGAVSKMGATHKECEVTDIVEDKARKLVSTPAYMLARSISEAASGINKMVDRVLELTHEA is encoded by the coding sequence ATGACCCACAAAAAAGTTGCCGTGATTCTGTCTGGCTGCGGCGTCTACGACGGTGCCGAGATCCACGAAAGCGTCATCACCCTGCTGCGCCTCGACCAGCGCGGTGCCAAAGTGCAGTGTTTCGCCCCCAACATCGCCCAGCATCATGTGATCAACCATCTGACCGGCGAAGAGATGCCCGAGTCGCGCAACGTGCTGGTTGAGTCGGCGCGTATCGCGCGGGGCGAGATCAAGGATATTCGTGAAGCCAATGTCGATGACTTTGACGCGCTGATCGTACCGGGCGGGTTTGGCGCGGCAAAAAACCTGTCCGACTTTGCCATCAAGGGCGCTGAATGCACCGTGCAACCTGACGTGCTGGCCCTGGCCGAAGCGTTTGCGCAAGCCTGCAAGCCAGTGGGCCTGATGTGCATCTCGCCGGCCGTCGCCGCCAAGATCTACGGCCCCGGCGTTACCTGCACCATCGGCAACGACGCCGAAACGGCGGGCGCCGTGAGCAAAATGGGCGCGACCCACAAAGAATGTGAAGTGACGGACATTGTTGAGGACAAAGCCCGCAAACTGGTCAGCACTCCGGCCTACATGCTCGCCAGGTCCATCAGCGAAGCGGCTTCAGGGATCAACAAAATGGTCGACCGGGTGCTGGAACTGACTCACGAAGCCTGA
- a CDS encoding YaiI/YqxD family protein produces the protein MRVWIDADACPKAAKDQVIKFALKRQFEVVLVAGQSQVKPTYALVKLIVVPSGPDAADDYLVEHAVPGELVICSDVPLADRLVKKGVAALDPRGKEFDPQNMGERLAVRNLFTDLREQGQMGGGQGAYGEREKQAFANSLDRILTRLARG, from the coding sequence ATGCGTGTCTGGATCGACGCAGATGCTTGCCCCAAGGCCGCGAAGGATCAAGTGATCAAGTTCGCTCTCAAACGTCAGTTTGAGGTGGTACTGGTGGCGGGGCAGAGTCAGGTCAAGCCGACGTACGCGTTGGTCAAACTGATTGTGGTGCCCAGCGGCCCGGATGCGGCGGATGACTATCTGGTGGAGCACGCGGTGCCCGGCGAGTTGGTCATTTGCAGCGATGTGCCCTTGGCCGACCGGCTGGTGAAGAAGGGTGTGGCAGCGCTTGACCCGCGAGGCAAGGAGTTTGATCCGCAGAACATGGGCGAGCGTCTGGCAGTGCGTAATTTGTTTACAGATCTGCGTGAGCAAGGCCAGATGGGCGGCGGGCAGGGCGCTTATGGCGAACGCGAAAAACAGGCGTTCGCCAATTCCCTGGATCGGATCCTGACCCGTCTGGCGCGGGGCTGA
- a CDS encoding cytochrome c/FTR1 family iron permease, giving the protein MTARSRFLAWLMLPVLALCSLAVSANSPEGASQALHMIDYIGADYPPTVEDGKVIDDTEYREQLEFLTVLKGLIADLAQRPEHAELVQGVNDLQSAVEQRADGASVARQARQLGARLAVAYEVSQAPAITPDPTRGAPLFAQHCSVCHGPTGAGDGPAGVGMTPPPANLRDAQRLDRLSLYAIYNTLGLGVEGTDMPSFADQLDERQRWDLATYVAGLSIDPAAVKADKTYNLADLARQTPNEVLAGEGAAATATFRAQRAQPPQVKRGPSQLLDYTAQTLDKSLAAYRAGDREQAYDLSVAAYLEGFELVESSLDNVDSNVRKSTEKALMAYRQSLQDGLPTEQVEQRLDAAKALLKQSAGLLGSDGLSWSLSFISGLLILLREGLEAILVLAAILAFLRNTGQQSAVRSVNAGWALALVAGLATWALAAYVIDVSGAQRELLEGCTALFASVMVLWLGVWMHDRRHAAAWQDYIKSSLVGGGGRFGFAILAFFSVYRELFEVILFYETLWLQAGPAGHNAVLAGGATALVLLMGLAWIILRGSAKLPLALFFGINAALLCALSVVFAGHGVKALQEAGIFGTRPVAFFEFDWLGIHADAYSLGAQAVAILAIIVLYGRSKPGGKRPVHAA; this is encoded by the coding sequence ATGACCGCCCGCTCGCGTTTTTTGGCCTGGCTGATGTTGCCAGTTCTTGCGTTGTGCAGCCTCGCTGTGTCTGCCAACTCCCCGGAAGGCGCCTCGCAGGCGCTCCACATGATCGACTACATCGGTGCGGACTATCCGCCTACGGTTGAAGATGGCAAGGTCATCGATGACACCGAGTATCGCGAGCAACTCGAGTTTCTGACGGTCCTCAAGGGGCTGATTGCGGACCTGGCGCAACGCCCCGAGCATGCGGAGCTGGTGCAGGGCGTCAACGACTTGCAGTCAGCGGTTGAACAGCGTGCCGATGGCGCGAGCGTGGCCCGTCAAGCGCGACAGCTGGGGGCCAGGCTGGCAGTGGCCTACGAGGTCAGTCAGGCCCCGGCCATTACGCCCGACCCGACCCGCGGTGCACCCTTGTTTGCCCAGCATTGCTCGGTGTGCCATGGCCCGACAGGGGCAGGCGATGGCCCTGCGGGCGTGGGCATGACGCCACCGCCAGCCAACCTGCGCGACGCCCAGCGCCTTGACCGTTTGAGCCTCTACGCGATCTACAACACCCTGGGCCTGGGCGTTGAAGGCACCGATATGCCGTCGTTTGCCGATCAGCTGGATGAACGTCAGCGTTGGGATCTGGCTACCTATGTTGCGGGTCTGAGCATCGATCCGGCTGCGGTCAAAGCGGACAAGACCTACAACCTGGCAGACCTTGCCCGCCAAACACCTAACGAGGTGCTGGCTGGCGAAGGCGCTGCAGCGACTGCTACTTTCCGGGCTCAACGCGCCCAGCCGCCGCAGGTCAAACGTGGTCCTTCGCAGTTGCTCGATTACACCGCGCAAACCCTTGATAAAAGTCTGGCGGCCTATCGTGCCGGTGATCGCGAACAGGCCTACGACTTGTCAGTGGCGGCTTATCTGGAAGGTTTTGAGCTGGTCGAAAGTTCGCTGGATAACGTCGACAGCAACGTGCGTAAAAGTACCGAAAAAGCCTTGATGGCTTATCGCCAATCGCTGCAGGACGGTTTGCCGACCGAACAGGTCGAGCAGCGTCTGGATGCGGCCAAAGCCTTGCTTAAACAATCCGCCGGGCTATTGGGCAGCGATGGTCTGAGCTGGTCCCTGAGCTTTATCTCGGGTTTGCTGATTCTGCTGCGCGAAGGCCTGGAAGCGATCCTGGTCCTGGCGGCAATTCTCGCCTTCCTGCGTAACACCGGCCAGCAATCGGCGGTGCGCAGCGTCAATGCGGGCTGGGCCCTGGCTCTGGTTGCAGGCCTTGCGACCTGGGCGTTGGCGGCCTATGTGATTGATGTCAGTGGCGCCCAGCGCGAACTGCTGGAAGGCTGTACCGCCTTGTTTGCCAGCGTCATGGTGCTATGGCTGGGCGTATGGATGCACGACCGCCGCCACGCGGCTGCGTGGCAGGACTACATCAAGAGCAGCCTGGTCGGTGGCGGCGGGCGTTTCGGCTTTGCGATCCTGGCGTTTTTCTCGGTGTACCGCGAGTTGTTCGAAGTGATCCTGTTCTACGAGACCCTGTGGCTACAAGCGGGTCCGGCAGGTCACAACGCTGTATTGGCAGGCGGTGCTACGGCGCTGGTGCTATTGATGGGGTTGGCGTGGATTATCCTGCGCGGCTCGGCCAAATTGCCGCTGGCTCTGTTCTTCGGTATCAACGCCGCATTGTTGTGCGCGCTGTCGGTGGTGTTCGCCGGACACGGTGTTAAAGCGCTGCAAGAAGCAGGGATTTTTGGCACGCGGCCAGTGGCATTCTTCGAGTTTGACTGGCTGGGCATTCATGCCGATGCTTACTCGCTGGGCGCCCAGGCGGTGGCCATACTGGCGATTATTGTGCTCTACGGCCGCAGCAAGCCGGGTGGAAAGCGCCCTGTGCACGCCGCTTGA
- a CDS encoding LysE family transporter: MSLETWLAFFAACWVISLSPGAGAIASMSCGLQYGFWRGYWNAIGLQLGLALQIAIIAAGVGAVLATSSTAFYAIKWFGVAYLVYLAVKQWRALPADLSDNAAVRPIGKPLALVFRGFLVNVSNPKALVFMLAVLPQFVDPSAPLVSQYLTLGVTMICVDLVVMAGYTGLASKVLRLLRTPKQQRRMNRTFAGLFVGAAGFLATLHRATS, from the coding sequence ATGTCGTTGGAAACGTGGTTGGCCTTTTTTGCTGCTTGCTGGGTCATCAGCCTGTCGCCCGGCGCGGGCGCGATTGCTTCGATGTCGTGCGGCCTGCAATACGGTTTCTGGCGCGGCTACTGGAACGCCATCGGCCTGCAACTGGGTCTGGCACTGCAAATTGCGATTATTGCCGCCGGTGTCGGTGCAGTGCTCGCCACCTCGTCCACTGCCTTCTATGCGATCAAATGGTTTGGTGTGGCGTATCTCGTCTACCTCGCGGTCAAACAATGGCGTGCACTGCCGGCAGACCTCAGCGATAACGCTGCCGTGCGGCCCATTGGCAAGCCGCTGGCGCTGGTCTTCAGAGGGTTTCTGGTCAATGTCAGCAACCCCAAGGCCTTGGTGTTCATGCTGGCGGTCCTGCCGCAGTTCGTCGACCCGAGTGCGCCACTGGTGAGCCAGTATCTAACCCTGGGTGTAACCATGATTTGTGTCGACCTTGTGGTCATGGCCGGTTACACCGGTCTGGCTTCAAAAGTCCTGCGCTTGCTGCGTACGCCCAAACAACAGCGGCGCATGAACCGCACTTTTGCCGGGTTGTTCGTCGGTGCGGCAGGTTTTCTGGCGACGTTGCACCGCGCCACCAGTTAA
- a CDS encoding mechanosensitive ion channel family protein — MEALHLPVPAELIAPLWVAVQILLILLAGYFSQRVVARFLTRLSERYPFPPQLLMPLRGGLRWFIMGSALIFVLERLGVSATVLWTALSGFVAVAAIAFFAMWSVLSNLLCAVLIFTVGPFRIGDVVELLDTLDKPGVKGRVVAINLLYTTLIEPAEAGSGSSMVQVPNSLFFQRSVRRWREGDL, encoded by the coding sequence ATGGAAGCCCTGCATTTACCGGTGCCCGCCGAGCTGATTGCACCGCTGTGGGTTGCGGTGCAGATTTTGCTGATCCTGCTGGCCGGTTACTTTTCGCAGCGCGTCGTGGCCCGTTTCCTGACCCGCTTGAGCGAGCGTTATCCGTTCCCGCCGCAGCTGCTGATGCCGCTGCGGGGCGGTTTGCGCTGGTTCATCATGGGCAGTGCGCTGATCTTCGTGCTCGAGCGCCTCGGCGTTTCGGCCACAGTGTTGTGGACTGCGCTCTCGGGGTTTGTCGCGGTTGCCGCAATTGCCTTCTTCGCCATGTGGAGCGTGCTGTCCAACCTGCTGTGTGCGGTGTTGATTTTTACCGTGGGGCCGTTTCGGATTGGCGACGTGGTGGAGCTGCTCGATACCCTGGACAAGCCCGGGGTCAAAGGCCGGGTCGTAGCCATCAATCTGCTCTACACCACCCTGATCGAGCCTGCAGAGGCCGGCAGTGGCAGCAGCATGGTGCAAGTGCCCAACAGCCTGTTCTTCCAGCGCTCGGTACGCCGCTGGCGCGAAGGCGATCTTTGA
- a CDS encoding ATP-binding cassette domain-containing protein, translated as MIRLQNLTLQRGPQRLLEDAELTLHAGHKAGLVGANGAGKSTLFALLLGELTPDSGDCLLPADWRIAHMRQEIDTLDRIAIDYVLDGDLRLRQVQTDLAKAEADEDGAAQARLHAELDSADGYTADARARKMLAGLGFTNEQMDRPVADFSGGWRMRLNLAQALMCPSDLLLLDEPTNHLDLDAILWLEDFLKNYPGTLLLISHDRDFLDAVVDNIAHVDQRKITLYRGGYSAFERARAERLAQQQQAYEKQQAQRAHMESYIARFKAQATKARQAQSRIKALERMEELSAAHVDSPFDFVFREAVKLSSPLLDLSDARLGYGDKTILEKVKLQLVPGARIGLLGPNGAGKSTLIKNLAGELEPLSGRLARGENLVVGYFAQHQLDSLDSKASPLLHMQRLAPAEREQTLRDFLGGFDFRGARIDEPVLNFSGGEKARLALALIAWGRPNLLLLDEPTNHLDLEMRLALTMALQEFSGAVLVVSHDRHLLKSTTDEFLLVADGKVQEFDGDLEDYARWLADYRLRNAPASNTPVNPDKTDKKAQRQAAAALRQQLAPHKREADKLESELGKVNEKLAKIEAGLADSGVYEAARKDELRELLAEQARLKVLEGQLEERWMEALELLETLQAELEALS; from the coding sequence ATGATCCGACTTCAGAACCTGACTTTACAGCGTGGCCCGCAACGTCTGCTAGAAGACGCCGAGCTGACCCTGCACGCCGGCCACAAAGCCGGTCTGGTCGGCGCCAACGGCGCCGGTAAATCCACTTTGTTCGCCTTGTTGCTGGGTGAGTTGACGCCTGATTCCGGGGATTGTCTGCTGCCGGCCGACTGGCGGATTGCCCACATGCGGCAAGAAATCGACACCCTCGACCGCATCGCGATCGACTACGTGCTCGATGGCGACTTGCGCCTGCGCCAGGTGCAAACCGATCTGGCCAAGGCCGAAGCCGATGAGGATGGTGCCGCTCAGGCGCGCCTGCATGCCGAGCTGGACAGCGCCGATGGCTACACTGCCGATGCCCGCGCCCGCAAAATGCTTGCCGGGCTGGGCTTCACCAACGAACAGATGGATCGTCCGGTAGCCGATTTCTCTGGCGGCTGGCGGATGCGTCTGAACCTGGCGCAGGCTTTGATGTGCCCGTCCGACTTGCTGCTGCTCGATGAGCCGACCAACCACCTGGACCTCGATGCCATCCTGTGGCTAGAAGACTTCCTCAAGAATTATCCGGGTACCTTGCTGCTGATCTCCCACGACCGGGACTTCCTCGATGCAGTGGTCGACAACATCGCCCACGTCGATCAGCGCAAAATCACCCTTTATCGCGGTGGTTACAGCGCCTTCGAACGCGCCCGTGCCGAGCGTCTGGCCCAGCAACAACAGGCCTACGAGAAGCAGCAGGCGCAACGCGCGCACATGGAAAGCTACATTGCCCGCTTCAAGGCCCAGGCTACCAAGGCACGTCAGGCCCAGAGCCGGATCAAAGCCCTGGAGCGCATGGAAGAACTGAGCGCGGCCCATGTCGATTCGCCGTTCGATTTCGTATTCCGCGAGGCGGTCAAGTTGTCCAGCCCGCTGCTCGACTTGTCCGATGCGCGTTTGGGCTATGGCGACAAAACCATCCTTGAGAAGGTCAAGCTGCAACTGGTCCCGGGTGCCCGTATAGGCTTGCTCGGCCCCAACGGTGCCGGCAAGTCGACACTGATCAAAAACCTTGCAGGCGAACTGGAGCCGCTGTCGGGCCGTCTTGCCCGTGGCGAAAACTTGGTCGTTGGCTATTTTGCCCAGCATCAGCTCGACTCGCTGGACTCTAAAGCCAGCCCGTTGCTGCACATGCAGCGTCTGGCACCGGCCGAACGCGAGCAAACCCTGCGCGACTTTCTGGGCGGTTTTGACTTCCGTGGTGCGCGCATCGACGAGCCAGTGCTGAATTTTTCCGGCGGCGAAAAAGCTCGCCTGGCACTCGCCCTGATCGCCTGGGGCCGGCCGAACTTGCTGCTGCTCGACGAGCCCACCAACCACCTTGACCTCGAAATGCGTCTGGCGCTGACCATGGCCCTGCAAGAGTTCAGCGGTGCGGTACTGGTGGTGTCTCACGATCGGCATTTGCTCAAAAGCACCACGGATGAGTTCCTGCTGGTGGCCGATGGCAAGGTGCAGGAATTCGACGGCGACCTCGAAGACTACGCCCGCTGGCTGGCCGATTACCGCTTGCGCAACGCACCGGCCAGTAACACGCCGGTCAACCCTGACAAGACCGATAAAAAGGCTCAGCGTCAGGCCGCGGCTGCGCTGCGTCAGCAGTTGGCACCGCACAAGCGCGAAGCTGACAAGCTGGAAAGCGAACTGGGCAAGGTCAACGAGAAGCTCGCCAAAATCGAAGCCGGTCTGGCCGACAGCGGTGTCTACGAAGCCGCCCGCAAGGACGAATTGCGTGAACTGCTGGCCGAGCAGGCCAGGCTTAAAGTGCTTGAAGGGCAACTGGAAGAGCGCTGGATGGAAGCCCTGGAGCTGCTGGAAACCTTGCAGGCCGAACTGGAAGCGCTGTCCTGA
- a CDS encoding TIGR02444 family protein encodes MQNDLWNYCLNLYARPGVEHACLSLQDQGLDVCLLLCAAWLQERTVACSETRLEQLKACAGPWQREVVQPLRQLRIRWREAAADDEALAALRIRVKALELEAEGTVLRRLESATLGWSSAQSQDDCDWLRKMANSVGHPDCDALQTLRAAINRA; translated from the coding sequence ATGCAGAATGACCTGTGGAATTACTGTTTGAACCTCTATGCCCGGCCAGGGGTGGAGCACGCGTGCTTAAGCCTGCAAGACCAGGGCCTGGATGTGTGCCTGCTGCTCTGTGCGGCCTGGCTGCAAGAGCGCACCGTAGCGTGCAGCGAAACACGCCTGGAGCAATTAAAGGCCTGCGCCGGACCCTGGCAACGCGAGGTGGTGCAGCCATTACGCCAATTGCGGATCCGCTGGCGGGAAGCAGCCGCAGACGATGAGGCACTGGCCGCGTTACGCATACGGGTCAAGGCTTTGGAACTTGAAGCAGAGGGTACGGTGTTGCGGCGCCTGGAGTCGGCGACTCTAGGATGGTCGTCAGCTCAATCGCAGGACGACTGCGATTGGCTGAGAAAGATGGCGAACAGTGTCGGCCATCCTGATTGCGACGCGCTGCAAACGCTGCGCGCCGCAATCAACCGCGCTTAG